A genomic segment from Petrotoga sp. 9PWA.NaAc.5.4 encodes:
- a CDS encoding alpha/beta fold hydrolase yields the protein MNVILNQVNIPNGETIGYRYRKGGEKILLLIHGNMTSSKHWDVFIDALDPKYTVYAPDLRGFGISTYNTPINSLDDFKEDLKLFVDEIGIKKFSLIGWSTGGGVCMVFAADYPEYVEKLVLLESVGTRGYPIFKKDVTGKPIIGEFLKTKEEIAQDPIQVLPILSAYKNKDKEMLKRIWEATIYTHNKPDDAKYEEYLEDMLTQRNLVDVDYALATFNISNEFNGVKHGDNRASKIECPTLILWGENDLVVPKQMALDIKADIGNNATLVYLEKCGHSPLIDDLEQLVKVVENFLEK from the coding sequence ATGAACGTAATTTTGAATCAGGTAAATATTCCAAATGGTGAAACTATTGGATACAGATATAGAAAGGGAGGAGAAAAAATCCTTCTATTAATTCATGGAAATATGACTTCTTCAAAACATTGGGATGTTTTTATTGATGCGTTAGATCCTAAATACACCGTTTATGCTCCTGACTTAAGAGGATTTGGAATTTCTACATATAATACTCCAATAAATTCTTTAGATGACTTTAAAGAAGATTTAAAACTTTTTGTTGATGAAATTGGCATTAAAAAGTTTAGTTTGATCGGTTGGTCAACTGGCGGTGGAGTCTGTATGGTTTTTGCAGCAGATTACCCTGAATATGTTGAAAAACTCGTTTTATTGGAATCTGTAGGAACCCGTGGATATCCGATTTTTAAAAAAGATGTTACAGGAAAACCTATAATAGGAGAATTTTTAAAAACGAAAGAAGAAATAGCACAGGATCCCATTCAAGTACTTCCCATTCTCAGTGCATACAAAAATAAAGATAAAGAAATGCTTAAAAGAATATGGGAAGCCACTATATACACCCATAATAAGCCGGATGATGCAAAGTACGAAGAATATCTTGAAGATATGCTAACACAAAGAAACTTAGTTGACGTAGACTACGCTTTAGCAACCTTTAATATAAGTAATGAATTTAACGGTGTTAAACACGGCGATAACAGAGCTTCAAAAATTGAGTGTCCAACATTAATATTGTGGGGAGAAAATGATTTAGTTGTTCCCAAACAGATGGCTCTGGATATTAAAGCAGATATTGGAAATAATGCGACTTTAGTTTATTTGGAAAAGTGTGGCCATTCTCCTTTAATAGATGATTTAGAACAATTAGTGAAAGTTGTGGAGAATTTTTTAGAAAAATAA
- a CDS encoding FMN-binding protein → MSLNSKGGMVVSFILAVALGFIIGFFVAAPSIHDNLVTQEQFNALQKDLKEIEQKINELSLISEIIKELEMDIKAELSEVEKLVMEYEDEVPGSFKEIFPNSQFRRLEENIYQVYKDGKTVGYIGIGSKKGFIDTIKVAVGLNTDGTLKGVRIIEQNETTGMGDKITEREFLSQFEGLNYNNVNVDTITGATISSRTVESIVKEVAQKLSEYI, encoded by the coding sequence ATGAGTTTGAATAGTAAGGGTGGAATGGTTGTTTCATTTATTTTGGCAGTTGCTTTAGGATTTATAATAGGTTTTTTTGTTGCTGCTCCTTCAATTCATGATAATTTGGTAACTCAAGAACAATTTAATGCATTACAAAAGGACTTAAAAGAAATCGAACAAAAAATAAACGAACTTTCTTTGATTTCGGAGATAATAAAAGAGTTAGAAATGGATATAAAAGCAGAACTTTCTGAAGTTGAGAAGCTTGTGATGGAATATGAAGATGAAGTTCCAGGAAGTTTTAAGGAAATTTTTCCGAATTCTCAATTTAGAAGATTAGAAGAGAATATTTATCAAGTTTATAAAGACGGCAAAACTGTGGGGTATATAGGAATAGGTAGCAAGAAAGGATTCATAGATACCATTAAAGTTGCTGTAGGTTTAAATACCGATGGTACATTAAAAGGAGTTCGTATTATTGAACAAAATGAAACCACAGGTATGGGCGATAAAATAACAGAACGTGAGTTTTTATCGCAATTTGAGGGATTAAATTACAATAATGTAAATGTTGATACGATAACAGGGGCAACGATAAGTAGTAGGACTGTAGAAAGTATAGTTAAAGAGGTTGCACAGAAGCTTAGCGAGTATATTTAA